One window of the Zea mays cultivar B73 chromosome 3, Zm-B73-REFERENCE-NAM-5.0, whole genome shotgun sequence genome contains the following:
- the LOC542562 gene encoding glycine-rich RNA binding protein, translating to MAASDVEYRCFVGGLAWATDDHSLNNAFSTYGEVLESKIILDRETQRSRGFGFVTFSTEDAMRSAIEGMNGKELDGRNITVNEAQSRGGRGGGGGGYGGGRRDGGGYGGGGGGYGGGRGGYGGGGGYGGANRGGGYGNNDGNWRN from the exons ATGGCGGCGTCGGACGTTGAGTACCGTTGCTTCGTTGGCGGCCTCGCCTGGGCCACCGACGACCACTCCCTCAACAACGCCTTCAGCACCTACGGCGAGGTCCTCGAGTCGAAG ATCATCCTGGATCGGGAGACGCAGAGGTCccgcggcttcggcttcgtcacctTCTCCACGGAGGACGCGATGCGCAGCGCCATCGAGGGCATGAACGGCAAGGAGCTCGACGGCCGCAACATCACCGTTAACGAGGCCCAGTCCCGCGGCGGCCGTGGAGGCGGCGGTGGCGGATACGGTGGCGGGCGCCGTGATGGAGGCGGctacggcggtggcggtggaggctacgGCGGTGGTCGTGGAGGCTACGGCGGCGGTGGGGGATACGGTGGTGCAAACCGCGGCGGCGGCTACGGCAACAACGACGGGAACTGGAGGAACTGA